A portion of the Bacillus sp. es.034 genome contains these proteins:
- the gvpT gene encoding GvpT/GvpP family gas vesicle accessory protein → MAEKNNTQNTTIENQGQEKNSTNENKTRRSGPIKRTVAGSLLGATVGYLATPENGKKLLDRIDQEKLKSKSLDFGKAAKEKSRKAAVSLKSSTANLFKRDKKEEASEDTETSVNSTETNSQEEESNQDYDSLKQENEELQNRLQELEEKMNQIAAAREDESDEEEDDEEDEDTDEDEKAENEEDENESEDEEEASGKKKSNAKSGSKGKKRSTRKSSAKSKKSAKKDEDKDKDQEEDTTLSTEDDTVA, encoded by the coding sequence ATGGCAGAAAAAAATAATACACAAAACACAACAATTGAGAATCAAGGACAGGAAAAGAATTCAACGAATGAGAACAAGACAAGAAGAAGTGGCCCGATCAAGAGAACTGTAGCTGGAAGTCTGTTGGGAGCGACTGTAGGATATCTGGCAACACCTGAAAATGGGAAAAAACTATTAGATCGTATTGACCAAGAGAAATTAAAAAGTAAGAGCTTGGATTTCGGGAAAGCAGCAAAAGAAAAATCCAGAAAAGCCGCTGTGTCACTAAAATCATCAACAGCCAACCTGTTTAAGCGTGATAAAAAGGAAGAAGCATCTGAAGACACGGAAACGTCCGTAAATTCAACAGAAACGAACAGCCAAGAGGAAGAGTCGAACCAGGACTATGACTCCCTTAAACAGGAAAATGAAGAATTACAGAACCGTCTGCAGGAATTAGAAGAGAAAATGAATCAAATTGCCGCAGCACGTGAAGATGAAAGCGATGAAGAGGAAGACGATGAAGAAGACGAAGATACTGATGAAGATGAAAAAGCAGAAAACGAAGAAGATGAAAATGAAAGCGAAGATGAGGAAGAAGCTTCTGGCAAGAAGAAATCAAATGCTAAATCAGGTTCAAAGGGAAAGAAGCGTTCTACTCGCAAATCTTCAGCTAAAAGTAAAAAATCTGCAAAAAAAGATGAAGATAAAGACAAAGATCAAGAGGAAGATACAACACTATCTACCGAAGACGATACAGTAGCATAA
- a CDS encoding gas vesicle protein — protein sequence MTVRESIENKDIALIDILDVILDKGVAIKGDLIISIAGVDLVYLDLRVLISSVETLVQHKQGTRKTVTSDQFDKEREGLIHATGQRDKWAN from the coding sequence ATGACAGTCAGAGAATCGATCGAGAACAAAGATATAGCCCTAATTGATATTTTAGATGTCATTCTCGATAAAGGTGTGGCGATCAAGGGAGATTTGATTATATCCATTGCCGGGGTCGACCTCGTTTATCTGGATTTACGAGTGCTGATCTCCTCAGTAGAAACGTTGGTTCAACATAAACAAGGAACGCGAAAAACAGTAACATCCGATCAATTCGATAAAGAAAGGGAGGGATTGATTCATGCAACAGGCCAGCGGGACAAATGGGCGAATTAA
- a CDS encoding CHY zinc finger protein, with product MTEKLIPVSGVEVDSKTKCKHYRTPKDIIAIKFKCCNTYYPCHSCHEEVAEHDPILWSPEEWNTKAILCGECHNELTILQYMNCQSVCPHCQSAFNPGCQTHYHLYFEG from the coding sequence ATGACTGAAAAGCTGATTCCGGTATCCGGCGTAGAAGTGGACTCTAAAACTAAATGTAAGCATTATCGAACACCAAAGGATATCATCGCCATTAAATTCAAATGCTGTAACACCTATTATCCTTGCCACTCATGTCACGAAGAAGTGGCGGAGCATGATCCCATTCTCTGGTCGCCGGAAGAGTGGAATACGAAAGCGATTCTGTGCGGAGAATGCCATAACGAGTTAACGATTTTACAATATATGAATTGTCAATCGGTTTGCCCCCATTGTCAGTCCGCTTTTAATCCCGGGTGCCAGACCCATTACCACCTGTACTTTGAAGGGTGA
- a CDS encoding haloacid dehalogenase type II: MSNLTIKAFVFDAYGTLFDVHSVIEKCNELFPDKGEEISQVWRQKQLEYSFLRQLMGTYTTFYSITRDALHYACVQVGVDLTDDKEKELLDAYQELTHYEEVGGVLGELKSYQTAIFSNGSLDMLSPLVEQSSFGHLLDEVLTVDEVKQFKPTPMAYQLVLKKLGVKREEVLFMSSNPWDIAGAANFGFHTAWINRGDKVMDELGVKPDFVYRDLNGILEHKS, from the coding sequence ATGTCAAATCTTACGATAAAAGCGTTTGTGTTCGATGCATATGGGACCTTATTCGATGTCCATTCCGTTATTGAAAAATGTAATGAACTCTTTCCGGATAAAGGGGAGGAAATCAGTCAGGTGTGGCGTCAGAAACAATTGGAATATAGCTTTCTCCGTCAGCTGATGGGAACATATACGACATTTTACTCTATCACGAGGGATGCCCTGCATTACGCTTGTGTACAGGTAGGGGTGGATCTCACTGATGACAAAGAGAAGGAGTTATTGGATGCTTATCAGGAATTGACTCATTATGAGGAAGTTGGGGGTGTACTCGGGGAACTGAAATCTTATCAAACCGCCATCTTTTCAAATGGCTCCCTTGATATGCTCTCACCACTGGTGGAGCAGTCATCATTCGGGCACCTGCTGGATGAGGTATTGACTGTGGATGAAGTCAAACAGTTCAAGCCTACCCCGATGGCTTATCAGCTTGTCCTTAAGAAGCTTGGCGTCAAAAGGGAAGAGGTTTTGTTTATGTCTTCAAATCCGTGGGATATTGCTGGAGCCGCCAACTTTGGGTTCCATACGGCATGGATCAACCGCGGGGATAAGGTGATGGATGAACTGGGTGTAAAACCCGATTTTGTCTATCGTGACCTGAATGGAATACTTGAGCATAAGAGCTAG
- a CDS encoding GvpL/GvpF family gas vesicle protein: MSDLIYLYGLIPTKEANKEALPSMKGFDGEGELYTIEIGDVTAIVCDLPTDEYSEENIKEKVDNDMDWLQEKAFHHHETVLMVSKLYTIIPLKFCTLYKNEDSLKSTIEGNRNKLETTFEQLDGNEEWNVKIYCDDKLLKEQVSESNPSIEAKRKEISELPKGRQFFEKKKIDQLIDRELENEKNRLCEEVHEKLKEHALQGNVKKNWSKDVTGRKEHMAWNSVFLLPLSKVDEFVEEIKQYEEELGHAGWKIEASGPWPPYHFSSFS; encoded by the coding sequence ATGAGCGATTTAATTTATTTATACGGCTTAATCCCGACAAAGGAAGCAAATAAAGAAGCCCTTCCTTCCATGAAAGGATTCGATGGAGAAGGAGAACTGTATACGATTGAAATCGGTGACGTGACAGCAATTGTTTGTGACTTGCCAACTGATGAATACTCAGAAGAGAACATTAAGGAAAAAGTCGATAACGACATGGACTGGCTTCAGGAAAAGGCGTTCCATCATCACGAAACGGTATTGATGGTTTCAAAGTTGTATACCATCATCCCCTTGAAGTTCTGTACATTATACAAAAACGAGGATAGCCTCAAGTCCACGATAGAAGGCAATCGAAATAAGCTGGAAACGACCTTTGAACAGTTGGATGGCAACGAAGAGTGGAACGTCAAGATCTACTGTGACGATAAGCTGCTGAAGGAGCAAGTAAGTGAAAGCAACCCATCCATCGAAGCCAAAAGGAAAGAAATCAGCGAATTACCAAAGGGCAGGCAGTTCTTTGAAAAGAAAAAAATCGATCAGCTGATTGATCGGGAACTTGAAAATGAGAAGAACCGACTTTGTGAAGAAGTTCATGAAAAGCTGAAAGAACATGCCCTCCAAGGGAATGTCAAAAAAAATTGGAGTAAGGATGTCACCGGCCGAAAGGAACATATGGCTTGGAATAGTGTATTCCTCCTTCCTTTATCCAAGGTGGATGAATTTGTAGAGGAAATTAAGCAATATGAAGAAGAACTGGGACACGCTGGTTGGAAAATTGAAGCATCGGGCCCTTGGCCACCCTATCATTTTTCTAGTTTTTCTTAA
- the gvpU gene encoding gas vesicle accessory protein GvpU, whose translation MSVESGTGKDSILEFFVQASNKHDFSLDITLNVKGAVITGTLVSAKEYFDSLSETFEDGSDVAQKLSEELARAGESVEEDQSAEAHFIHLKNTKVYCGDSKPTPSKGKIMWRGKISEVDGFFLGKIAESKSSK comes from the coding sequence ATGAGTGTAGAATCAGGTACAGGAAAGGACAGCATCTTAGAATTTTTTGTACAGGCATCAAACAAACATGACTTTTCATTAGACATCACGTTAAACGTCAAGGGAGCCGTCATAACGGGTACCCTCGTCTCCGCAAAGGAATACTTCGATTCATTGAGTGAAACCTTTGAGGATGGCAGTGACGTGGCTCAGAAGCTGAGTGAGGAGCTAGCGAGAGCCGGAGAATCTGTAGAAGAAGACCAAAGTGCTGAAGCCCACTTTATTCATCTGAAGAATACAAAGGTGTATTGCGGCGACAGCAAACCGACCCCTTCAAAAGGGAAGATCATGTGGCGAGGGAAAATAAGCGAGGTCGATGGGTTCTTCTTAGGAAAGATTGCAGAATCGAAAAGTAGTAAATAA
- a CDS encoding gas vesicle protein produces MGMEHPVQSNTIVDVLEKILDKGVVVAGDITVGIADVELLTIKIRLIVASVDKAKEIGMDWWENDPYLSSKAADNNTRALEEENKKLQERLESLEKKLDTNRLNTAEKTN; encoded by the coding sequence ATGGGTATGGAGCATCCGGTACAATCCAACACAATCGTGGATGTATTAGAAAAGATTTTAGATAAAGGAGTTGTCGTGGCAGGAGATATCACGGTGGGAATCGCCGATGTCGAGCTGCTTACGATCAAGATCCGCTTAATCGTTGCTTCTGTGGATAAAGCAAAAGAAATAGGCATGGACTGGTGGGAAAATGATCCCTATTTAAGTTCCAAAGCCGCAGATAACAACACGAGAGCACTGGAAGAGGAAAATAAGAAATTGCAGGAACGACTGGAATCACTTGAAAAGAAACTGGATACGAACCGTCTTAATACGGCGGAAAAAACTAACTAA
- a CDS encoding gas vesicle protein K, producing MQQASGTNGRINFDPEKAEQGLAQLVLTVVELLRQIVERHAMRRVEGGTLTDEQVENLGIALMNLEEKMEELKEVFGLDAEDLNIDLGPLGSLM from the coding sequence ATGCAACAGGCCAGCGGGACAAATGGGCGAATTAATTTCGACCCGGAAAAAGCAGAACAAGGATTGGCACAGCTTGTGTTGACTGTTGTAGAACTATTAAGGCAAATCGTCGAGAGACATGCGATGCGCCGTGTAGAAGGCGGCACGTTAACAGATGAACAAGTGGAGAATCTAGGCATAGCGCTAATGAACTTAGAAGAAAAAATGGAAGAATTGAAAGAGGTATTTGGTCTTGATGCAGAAGACTTGAATATAGATCTTGGTCCTTTAGGGAGTTTAATGTAA
- a CDS encoding glycerate kinase yields the protein MKIVIAPDSFKGCLSSIEVGTIMEKAFLDVSSSFQTNVIPMADGGEGTLETLIYATEGKKVKTIATGPLGVKIPTEYGVLGDQKTAVIEIASIAGLHMVPTGKRNPFHTTSRGIGEVIISAVERGFRDFIIALGGSSTNDGGFGMLQSLGVTFLDEEGIPVGAFGNNLGSISKVDWSNLHPAVKECAFHIASDVENPLCGETGASTVFGPQKGATKEQVKILDQQLFHFSQLLHEERGTNFRDSIGAGAAGGLGFAFLHLNGKIESGAKLVAEASNLSLAIQDADWILTGEGQSDNQTLFGKLPSYIATSAKLHHTPVSLIAGSLGEGYQHLYEDFTSCHSIAIGPMDLHESIRRVEELLYHETRNLARILNVSKS from the coding sequence ATGAAAATTGTGATTGCACCCGATTCATTTAAAGGATGTTTAAGCTCAATCGAGGTTGGGACCATTATGGAAAAAGCGTTTCTGGATGTATCTTCAAGTTTTCAAACGAACGTCATCCCCATGGCAGATGGTGGTGAAGGGACACTTGAAACCTTAATTTACGCTACGGAAGGAAAAAAAGTAAAAACAATTGCAACTGGACCCTTAGGTGTGAAAATCCCTACTGAGTACGGAGTATTAGGAGATCAAAAGACGGCTGTCATTGAAATAGCATCCATTGCAGGTTTACACATGGTCCCAACGGGAAAACGAAATCCCTTCCACACGACGTCAAGGGGCATCGGGGAAGTCATTATATCAGCTGTTGAAAGGGGCTTTCGAGACTTCATTATCGCCCTTGGAGGGAGTTCTACTAATGATGGAGGGTTCGGTATGCTCCAATCACTCGGAGTTACCTTCTTAGATGAAGAGGGCATTCCTGTCGGGGCGTTTGGGAATAATCTTGGATCAATCTCCAAAGTCGATTGGAGTAACCTTCACCCCGCAGTGAAAGAGTGTGCCTTTCACATTGCATCAGACGTTGAAAACCCTCTATGCGGGGAAACAGGCGCCTCAACTGTATTCGGCCCCCAAAAAGGCGCCACGAAAGAGCAGGTGAAAATACTTGATCAACAGCTTTTTCACTTTAGCCAATTGCTTCATGAAGAAAGAGGAACGAATTTTCGGGACTCGATAGGAGCCGGAGCAGCAGGAGGACTCGGATTTGCCTTTTTGCATTTAAATGGAAAAATAGAATCCGGCGCAAAGTTGGTTGCAGAAGCTTCTAATCTTTCCCTTGCCATTCAGGATGCTGATTGGATTCTAACTGGTGAAGGACAGAGTGATAATCAGACATTGTTTGGTAAACTCCCTTCCTATATTGCAACCAGCGCAAAACTGCATCACACTCCCGTATCTCTTATTGCAGGGAGCTTAGGAGAAGGGTATCAACATTTATACGAAGACTTTACAAGTTGTCATTCCATCGCAATTGGACCCATGGATCTGCACGAGAGCATCCGTCGGGTCGAAGAACTTCTTTACCATGAAACAAGGAACCTCGCACGGATTCTAAACGTTTCAAAGAGCTAG
- a CDS encoding phospholipase D family protein, protein MKKKNKWYKKKKWWVWGAIILILTVVMIYNRIKPLPPGISYASDTYTIPEDDVEFLYDLTYQKDGKERYDQSIFDNVYQTIEEADDFLILDLFLVNGYTKGDRDYPKISETLSRKIQEQMKKKPDLKVVFISDVVNTTYGSHQAKQIEPLEKLGAEVIFTDLNRLRDPNLIYSGVWRTALGWFGQDGYGWLPNPMAPSAPKVTMRSYLKLLNVKANHRKVVISEDSGLILSANPHDASGFHSNIAFKVKGDIIKDMVKAEKAVADFSGGNLDAFPTEEKVNDSVKALPPGETSVNAQILTEREIQKGVVKALDDAKKGDEVWIGMFYLADRDIIDAIEDAAEREVDIRLVLDPNQNAFGQEKIGLPNLPIAAELHKLENEHITIRWYNTNKEQYHTKFIYVKGKKQSTVIGGSGNYTSRNLDDYNLEENLKLTASSDSKTMTEVDDYFNRIWNNKNGTYTVDYEKYQDKLPAVKYVMYILQKIFQVTTY, encoded by the coding sequence TTGAAGAAAAAGAACAAGTGGTATAAGAAGAAAAAATGGTGGGTTTGGGGAGCCATCATCCTGATCCTGACAGTGGTGATGATTTACAACCGCATCAAGCCTTTACCACCTGGAATCTCTTACGCAAGCGACACTTATACCATACCGGAGGATGACGTAGAATTCTTATACGACCTCACCTATCAGAAGGATGGGAAAGAACGATATGATCAATCGATCTTTGATAATGTATATCAAACCATTGAAGAAGCAGATGATTTTCTTATTTTGGACTTATTCTTAGTAAATGGCTATACAAAGGGGGACCGTGATTATCCCAAGATCAGTGAAACATTATCCAGAAAGATTCAAGAACAGATGAAAAAAAAGCCCGACCTGAAAGTGGTCTTTATCAGTGACGTCGTCAACACGACTTACGGTTCACATCAAGCGAAACAAATTGAACCGTTGGAAAAGCTGGGAGCTGAAGTGATCTTTACCGATTTGAACCGTCTCCGAGATCCAAACCTCATCTATTCCGGTGTATGGAGGACCGCATTAGGATGGTTCGGTCAGGATGGCTACGGCTGGCTGCCTAACCCGATGGCCCCTTCTGCCCCGAAGGTCACGATGAGATCGTATTTGAAACTATTGAACGTAAAAGCCAATCACCGAAAAGTCGTCATATCGGAGGATTCGGGTCTCATCCTATCCGCCAACCCCCATGATGCCAGCGGCTTTCACTCGAATATCGCTTTTAAGGTTAAAGGGGACATCATCAAAGATATGGTCAAAGCCGAAAAAGCCGTAGCGGATTTTTCAGGTGGGAATCTTGATGCTTTCCCTACAGAAGAGAAGGTAAATGACTCGGTCAAAGCCTTGCCTCCCGGTGAAACATCCGTGAACGCACAGATCCTGACGGAAAGGGAAATTCAAAAAGGCGTGGTAAAGGCACTGGATGATGCGAAAAAAGGAGATGAGGTCTGGATTGGGATGTTCTACCTGGCGGACCGGGACATCATCGACGCGATTGAAGACGCGGCAGAACGTGAAGTGGACATACGATTAGTCCTTGACCCGAACCAGAACGCCTTTGGACAGGAAAAAATCGGACTTCCTAACCTGCCCATTGCGGCCGAGCTTCATAAGCTGGAGAACGAACATATCACCATCAGATGGTATAACACGAATAAAGAGCAGTATCATACGAAATTCATTTATGTAAAAGGGAAAAAGCAAAGTACCGTGATCGGGGGATCGGGCAATTATACATCCCGAAACCTGGATGATTATAACCTGGAAGAAAACCTGAAACTGACGGCCTCTTCAGACAGCAAAACCATGACCGAAGTCGACGACTATTTCAACCGTATTTGGAATAACAAAAACGGAACATACACCGTTGACTATGAAAAATATCAGGATAAGTTGCCTGCTGTTAAGTATGTCATGTATATCCTGCAGAAAATTTTTCAAGTGACAACATATTAG
- the msrA gene encoding peptide-methionine (S)-S-oxide reductase MsrA encodes MEKATFAGGCFWCMVEPFENQEGIEEVISGYTGGNTPDPTYKEVTSGETGHYEAVQILFDPALFSYEKLLDFYWRQIDPTDSEGQFKDRGSSYRTAIFYHNENQKNLAVNSKKEFEKSGRFADPIVTEILPAREFYPAEDYHQDFYKKNAFRYALYKRSREDFRKKYWPKDRSYLKGQLTEMQYFITQENGTEPPYENEFWDNTREGIYVDIVSGEPLFTSKDQYDSGCGWPSFTKPVMDASVSERYDLSHRSTRVEVRSREADSHLGHVFPDGPGPKGLRYCINSAALRFIPKEKLEEEGYGDFLLLFHSK; translated from the coding sequence ATGGAAAAGGCGACGTTTGCAGGAGGCTGTTTCTGGTGTATGGTGGAACCCTTTGAGAATCAGGAAGGAATCGAAGAGGTCATCTCCGGTTATACAGGTGGGAACACGCCTGATCCAACCTATAAAGAAGTGACGTCAGGGGAAACCGGTCATTATGAAGCAGTGCAGATACTATTTGATCCTGCCTTGTTTTCGTATGAGAAACTCCTGGATTTTTACTGGAGACAAATCGATCCCACCGATTCTGAAGGACAATTCAAAGATCGGGGAAGCTCATATCGGACAGCGATCTTTTATCACAATGAGAATCAAAAAAATCTTGCCGTGAACTCTAAAAAAGAATTTGAGAAGAGTGGACGGTTTGCAGACCCTATTGTGACAGAAATCCTCCCCGCCAGGGAGTTTTATCCTGCGGAAGACTATCATCAGGATTTCTACAAGAAAAACGCTTTCCGTTATGCGCTATACAAACGCAGCAGAGAGGATTTCCGGAAGAAATATTGGCCTAAGGATCGATCCTATTTAAAAGGGCAGCTAACAGAGATGCAATATTTCATCACTCAGGAAAATGGGACGGAACCACCATATGAAAATGAATTCTGGGATAACACGAGAGAAGGAATATACGTGGATATTGTGTCAGGGGAACCCCTTTTCACGTCAAAAGACCAATATGACAGTGGCTGCGGATGGCCCAGCTTTACAAAGCCGGTCATGGACGCAAGCGTCAGCGAACGATACGATCTCTCCCATCGCTCAACCCGGGTGGAGGTCAGGAGCAGGGAAGCGGACTCCCATCTTGGCCATGTCTTTCCGGATGGCCCGGGTCCCAAAGGACTTCGATACTGTATCAACTCTGCAGCTTTGCGGTTTATTCCTAAAGAAAAGCTTGAAGAGGAAGGATACGGTGATTTTTTGTTATTGTTTCATAGTAAATAA
- a CDS encoding MFS transporter, which yields MFHWYYFAGAVVFFGGLWIRIHKIEIPFIQPSLIRDKGYRQILYMSFLGFVTHFAILIVMPLMLQHVFGKNPTAVGFIIFPGAMLSAVAAIFVGRLIDRYGNIRVMFLAHILLIVSTVLFYLLSPHSEYMIMLAYMFTSFGFSSLSSSSTNEVSRVMSRELTASGIGMKQLIHYVGSASGSVLGGIIVEMGGADFPISSFQNTFLVLIGLMTGSLLLLLLYRRHVHQS from the coding sequence ATGTTCCATTGGTACTATTTCGCGGGTGCAGTCGTGTTCTTCGGTGGATTATGGATTCGGATTCATAAGATTGAGATTCCCTTTATTCAGCCCAGCTTGATTCGGGATAAAGGCTACAGGCAAATTCTATATATGAGTTTCCTTGGGTTTGTCACCCATTTCGCCATTTTGATCGTCATGCCCCTCATGCTTCAGCATGTATTCGGCAAAAACCCGACGGCTGTCGGATTCATCATTTTCCCTGGAGCTATGCTGTCTGCAGTCGCAGCCATATTTGTAGGAAGACTGATTGACCGATATGGGAATATCAGGGTGATGTTTCTCGCTCATATTCTTCTCATCGTTTCGACTGTCCTTTTTTATCTATTATCACCCCACAGTGAGTATATGATCATGTTAGCCTATATGTTTACAAGCTTCGGATTTTCCAGTCTTTCTTCAAGCTCGACAAACGAAGTGTCCCGTGTCATGAGCAGGGAATTGACTGCCTCGGGTATCGGGATGAAGCAGCTGATCCACTATGTCGGGAGCGCATCCGGTTCTGTCCTTGGCGGAATCATCGTGGAAATGGGAGGAGCAGATTTCCCGATAAGCTCCTTTCAGAACACTTTCCTGGTTCTGATCGGACTCATGACGGGGTCTCTCTTACTCTTGCTTTTATATCGCAGACATGTTCATCAATCGTAG
- a CDS encoding gas vesicle protein GvpG translates to MIHKLVSAPINVVIKVAEKIKEEADKELYDLPTIQQKLIQLQMMYELGEIPEEAFQEKEDELLTRYEIAKQMEMEQWEELTKKKQG, encoded by the coding sequence ATGATTCATAAATTGGTGAGCGCACCAATTAATGTAGTCATAAAAGTCGCAGAAAAGATCAAAGAAGAAGCCGACAAAGAATTATACGACCTTCCTACCATTCAACAAAAATTGATTCAGCTTCAAATGATGTATGAATTAGGAGAAATTCCTGAGGAAGCATTCCAGGAAAAAGAAGATGAGCTCTTAACTAGGTATGAAATCGCGAAACAGATGGAAATGGAGCAATGGGAAGAACTAACGAAAAAGAAACAAGGGTGA
- a CDS encoding DinB family protein: MKEHMLFQQLEFIRMRTLAALDATTEQQADEVPKGFKNSIRWNLGHILLSQENLLFSFVGENDRKSLPSEYGKLFGFHTSPHTWNGLTPPALSELREKLEDQPRRMKEAFSGRLDELGEKPFVLGENTTFTTLAEVLSFTNWHEGLHQGTITAIKRVQGIENLWEKVEEKVER; encoded by the coding sequence ATGAAAGAACATATGCTGTTTCAACAATTGGAGTTCATCCGGATGCGCACACTCGCTGCACTGGATGCCACAACCGAACAACAGGCGGATGAAGTTCCTAAAGGGTTTAAAAATTCGATCCGGTGGAATCTGGGGCATATCCTGTTATCCCAGGAAAACCTGTTATTCTCTTTTGTCGGAGAAAACGATCGTAAATCCCTTCCGTCTGAATACGGGAAGCTGTTCGGCTTTCATACCAGTCCCCATACCTGGAACGGTCTCACTCCCCCTGCACTTAGTGAGCTTCGGGAAAAGTTGGAGGACCAGCCCCGACGGATGAAAGAAGCATTCTCGGGACGCTTGGATGAATTGGGAGAGAAACCGTTTGTCCTGGGTGAAAACACTACGTTTACCACGTTAGCGGAAGTCCTCTCCTTTACGAATTGGCATGAGGGCCTGCATCAAGGGACCATCACAGCCATCAAGCGGGTACAAGGCATAGAAAATCTTTGGGAAAAGGTCGAAGAGAAGGTAGAAAGATAA
- a CDS encoding GlsB/YeaQ/YmgE family stress response membrane protein, translating into MGIILYLIVGGIIGWLAGLILGKNVPGGIIGNIIAGIIGAWIGGELLGSFGPSLAGIAIIPALLGAIIFVFLLSLLLRGMRKTSH; encoded by the coding sequence ATGGGTATTATTTTGTACTTAATTGTTGGTGGAATCATCGGTTGGTTAGCTGGCCTCATTTTAGGTAAAAACGTTCCTGGTGGAATCATCGGAAACATCATTGCAGGTATCATCGGTGCCTGGATCGGCGGGGAACTTCTTGGAAGTTTCGGACCGTCCCTTGCAGGAATCGCTATCATCCCGGCATTATTGGGAGCGATCATCTTCGTATTCCTATTAAGCTTACTTCTAAGAGGAATGAGAAAAACATCTCATTAA